A window of Limosilactobacillus reuteri genomic DNA:
GTAGATTATCGTCAACAAAATTGCCAATGGACTAACCTAATTCTCTGGTTGATTGGTTTTATCATTTACCGAATTCTGCTAAATTATTCATTTCCGCTCGGCAGTACCGTTACTACCATCATTGTCATCATCGCAATGACATGGGGCACCTGTCGCGTTATGAAATTAGTTAAAGCAAAATAGTTAAGCTAAATAATTACAGGAAAAGAATATTAAGTTCATTTGTCCTAATAACCGTTTAGGGCAGGTGGACTTTTTATTCCCGAAATGTCAATTTAAGTTAGAAAGAAAATAGTTGCTCATCAGTGACGTAAGACATGAATACTTCATATGGAGTTCGATAGCCTAGTGATTTACGGGGCAGGTTATTTCGCTTACTCATCAGTTGGGTTACCAATTCATCAGGAAGATTGCGGAAATCTAGCTGTTTCGTTAAGCCATCCCGGCGTAAAAGACCGTTGTTGTTTTCGTTCAGCCCTCGTTGATTGGGAGCACCAACCTCGGCAAAGTAAGTGTGAAGGTCAAATTGATTGGCAATCTCGCGCCAGCCGGCGAATTCTTTTCCGTTGTCAAAGGTAATCGATTTGAAGAAGTACCGCGGGAATTTCCGAAGCCACTGACTTAAGTGTTGGTTAATCGCATCAGCCGTCTTTTCGTGCACATTGAGTACAATTTCGACCTTCGATTGGCGTTCGGTCAGGGTCATTACCGCCCCTTGGTGCTTTTTGCCTTGGACGGTATCAGCTTCAAGGTGCCCAAATTCAGTGGCATAGTGCGGAAAGTCCTTGGCACGCTCGTGAATACTTCGCCCCAATTGGCCAGCCTTCCCGCGGCGCTCGACATAGCCATTCGGGTGCCGCTTACCTCGCATCGGCAAGGAACGGACATCGAAGCCGAACTGGCCACGTTCAAACATCCGGTAAAGAGTTCGCCGGTTACAACTAATTGGGCGCTCAGCGCGCCCAATAATGGTATCAGGCGTCCACCCCTGGGCAATTTTGTCGTTGATATAAGTGAGTTCAGCCAGTGACAACTGAGTACGTTTTCGGCCACAACGTTGCTTATTGCGCATATAGTGATCTTGATAATCAGCAATTGAGGCACCGGTTTCCAGGTAACGATAAACGCGATAAACGGTTTCGGCGCAACGGTTGATCATTTGGGCCACTCGGTACGCTTTAAGCTTTTGCACGAAAGAATGGGCGATGATTGTCAGCTCGTTTGTGGTAAGATGGGTGTAAGTCATTTGTGGTTTCCTTTCTTTTGTTTAGGGGTATTCAAAAGTCTACCACAAATGGCTTTTCTATTT
This region includes:
- a CDS encoding IS30 family transposase gives rise to the protein MTYTHLTTNELTIIAHSFVQKLKAYRVAQMINRCAETVYRVYRYLETGASIADYQDHYMRNKQRCGRKRTQLSLAELTYINDKIAQGWTPDTIIGRAERPISCNRRTLYRMFERGQFGFDVRSLPMRGKRHPNGYVERRGKAGQLGRSIHERAKDFPHYATEFGHLEADTVQGKKHQGAVMTLTERQSKVEIVLNVHEKTADAINQHLSQWLRKFPRYFFKSITFDNGKEFAGWREIANQFDLHTYFAEVGAPNQRGLNENNNGLLRRDGLTKQLDFRNLPDELVTQLMSKRNNLPRKSLGYRTPYEVFMSYVTDEQLFSF